Proteins from a single region of Haloterrigena alkaliphila:
- a CDS encoding SHOCT domain-containing protein, giving the protein MDDRIREFVADDAWLFVAVVTLGLTSIVGVAGLEALAGAVAVAGWFLLTPILLFWGEEVAVLLAGDGENESTAPSHQTEPDVDADPLEELKRRYAAGEIDDAEFERRLERLVAVDELPDDAFATGSADGTAGTDADPGTDSLERERKRDRTLEDDSENLEDNRDRNRSRDADQNREREADRNRERERER; this is encoded by the coding sequence ATGGACGACCGAATTCGTGAGTTCGTCGCCGACGATGCCTGGCTCTTCGTGGCGGTCGTGACGCTCGGACTGACCAGTATCGTGGGGGTCGCCGGCCTCGAGGCGCTCGCAGGCGCGGTCGCGGTTGCGGGGTGGTTCCTGCTGACGCCGATCCTGCTGTTCTGGGGCGAGGAGGTCGCCGTCCTGTTGGCCGGCGACGGCGAGAACGAATCGACCGCGCCGTCCCACCAGACCGAACCGGACGTCGACGCGGACCCGCTCGAGGAACTCAAGCGTCGCTACGCGGCGGGAGAGATCGACGACGCGGAGTTCGAACGACGCCTCGAGCGCCTCGTGGCGGTCGACGAGTTACCCGACGACGCGTTCGCCACCGGGTCGGCCGACGGAACGGCGGGAACGGATGCCGATCCCGGGACTGACTCGCTCGAGCGCGAACGGAAACGGGACCGAACCCTCGAGGACGACAGCGAAAACCTCGAGGACAATCGCGACCGAAATCGCAGTCGCGACGCTGACCAAAACCGCGAGCGCGAGGCCGACCGAAACCGCGAACGAGAACGGGAGCGCTAA
- a CDS encoding HD domain-containing protein, whose translation MKTIKDSVHDHIRIDGVARDLLDTPAVQRLRNIRQLGTVSLVYPSANHTRFEHSLGVYHLACEALDHLNVEGKRAERVHAAALLHDVGHGPFSHNLEPITHRRTGRYHDDVHDLLADGAVGDVLREHDLEPSAVADLVAGEGRFGQLVSGELDVDRMDYLVRDAHHTGVPYGTIDHGRLVRELTFADGELVLDEGNVQTAESLLVARALMNPAVYSHSVARIGKAMLRRASERLLDSPETDVDAARLQRMDDHDLIAALRSCPETSEFSRRLDHRDLYKRAVWAEIDDVPGGIIEADHEALLEFEREIADDAGIDPECVILDVPSRPSMKESTTSVVVNGDIRRLEQQSPLVEALRASQYSQWRLGVYSPPEMRDQVGRSAVETLGLDIDGALVSEVRDGLDATLDQFVD comes from the coding sequence ATGAAGACCATCAAGGACAGCGTCCACGACCACATTCGGATCGACGGGGTCGCTCGCGACCTCCTCGATACGCCCGCGGTACAGCGACTCCGGAACATCCGCCAGCTCGGGACCGTCTCGCTGGTCTATCCGTCGGCCAATCACACCCGCTTCGAACACAGCCTCGGCGTGTACCACCTCGCCTGTGAAGCCCTCGATCACCTCAACGTGGAGGGGAAACGGGCCGAACGGGTCCACGCCGCGGCGCTGTTGCACGACGTCGGTCACGGTCCCTTCAGCCACAACCTGGAGCCGATCACGCACCGCCGAACTGGCCGGTACCACGACGACGTCCACGACCTGCTGGCCGACGGCGCCGTCGGCGACGTCCTCCGCGAGCACGACCTCGAGCCGTCGGCCGTCGCGGACCTGGTGGCCGGCGAGGGCCGGTTCGGCCAGCTCGTCTCGGGCGAACTCGACGTCGACCGGATGGACTACCTCGTGCGCGACGCCCACCACACCGGCGTTCCCTACGGGACGATCGACCACGGCCGCCTCGTCCGCGAACTGACGTTCGCCGACGGCGAACTCGTCCTCGACGAGGGGAACGTCCAGACCGCCGAGAGCCTGCTGGTCGCGCGAGCGCTGATGAACCCCGCCGTCTACAGCCACAGCGTCGCGCGGATCGGCAAGGCGATGCTCCGCCGGGCGTCCGAACGGCTCCTCGACTCGCCGGAGACCGACGTCGACGCGGCCCGCCTCCAGCGGATGGACGACCACGACCTGATCGCCGCCCTCCGGTCCTGCCCCGAGACGTCGGAGTTCTCGCGACGACTGGATCACCGGGACCTGTACAAGCGGGCCGTCTGGGCGGAGATCGACGACGTGCCCGGCGGCATCATCGAGGCCGACCACGAGGCGCTGCTGGAGTTCGAGCGGGAAATCGCCGACGACGCGGGGATCGATCCGGAGTGCGTGATCCTCGACGTCCCGAGCCGTCCGTCGATGAAGGAGTCGACCACGAGCGTGGTCGTCAACGGCGACATCCGTCGGCTCGAGCAACAGTCGCCGTTAGTCGAGGCGCTGCGCGCGAGCCAGTACTCCCAGTGGCGCCTCGGCGTCTACTCGCCGCCCGAGATGCGCGACCAGGTCGGCCGGTCGGCGGTCGAAACGCTCGGACTGGACATCGACGGGGCGCTGGTCAGCGAGGTCCGGGACGGACTGGACGCGACGCTGGATCAGTTCGTCGACTGA
- a CDS encoding zinc-binding dehydrogenase gives MASEMTAHVIEEFGDPDVFERTTVDVPDPGPEEIRVEVVATSLNPVDYKIRQGAIPDFAPEFPATLHCDVAGVVDAVGEAVDDFAEGDEVYGMPGGAGRQGALAEYVVGHAGTFARAPETLPLADAAALPVVALTAWELLTDKASVADGDEVLVYGASGGVGHIAVQLADHFGATVTGTGSSEEKRALAEELGADATVDYTETDVTTYVDEHAGGAGFDLVVDPIGDDHLETAFEAVRPYGSVVTTESSAAQDVDLAPMHENSLELGVVLVILPVLLGDRQERIGEELAEIAALVDDGAVEPYIEDRFAFDEVADVHRRGEEGNFLGKLLLVNE, from the coding sequence ATGGCTTCGGAGATGACCGCCCACGTGATCGAGGAGTTCGGCGATCCGGACGTCTTCGAGCGGACGACCGTCGACGTCCCCGACCCGGGTCCCGAGGAGATCCGGGTCGAGGTCGTCGCGACGAGCCTCAACCCCGTCGACTACAAGATCCGGCAGGGGGCGATTCCGGACTTCGCCCCCGAGTTCCCCGCGACGCTGCACTGCGACGTCGCGGGCGTCGTCGACGCCGTGGGGGAAGCGGTCGACGACTTCGCGGAAGGCGACGAGGTCTACGGGATGCCCGGCGGCGCGGGACGACAGGGCGCGCTGGCCGAGTACGTCGTCGGCCACGCTGGCACGTTCGCCCGCGCCCCCGAGACGCTCCCGCTGGCCGACGCCGCGGCCCTCCCGGTCGTCGCGCTGACCGCCTGGGAACTGCTCACCGACAAGGCCAGCGTCGCCGACGGCGACGAGGTACTCGTCTACGGCGCGAGCGGCGGCGTCGGCCACATCGCCGTTCAGCTGGCCGATCACTTCGGGGCGACCGTCACCGGGACCGGCTCGAGCGAGGAGAAACGCGCCCTCGCGGAGGAACTCGGCGCGGACGCGACGGTCGACTACACCGAGACGGACGTCACAACTTACGTCGACGAGCACGCCGGCGGCGCGGGGTTCGACCTCGTCGTGGATCCGATCGGGGACGACCACCTCGAGACGGCCTTCGAGGCGGTTCGTCCCTACGGCAGCGTCGTGACGACCGAGTCGAGCGCGGCCCAGGACGTGGACCTCGCGCCGATGCACGAGAACTCGCTCGAACTCGGCGTCGTACTGGTCATCCTGCCCGTTCTACTCGGCGATCGACAGGAGCGTATCGGCGAGGAACTCGCGGAGATCGCGGCGCTCGTCGACGACGGCGCCGTCGAACCCTACATCGAGGATCGGTTCGCGTTCGACGAGGTCGCGGACGTTCACCGCCGCGGCGAGGAGGGGAACTTCCTCGGCAAACTCCTGCTGGTCAACGAGTGA
- a CDS encoding acyl-CoA thioesterase, which produces MAAYETSIDVRTDDLGRSGHVNNSKFVAYTDLARDRYLAARGYDPDDLEHLVVHLEIDYERGLGTLAPVAVGVDVADIGETSFTLEYELRDRENAVVATVTTVAVVVDDDGPTPLPAPLREGLVADRESAAE; this is translated from the coding sequence ATGGCAGCCTACGAGACGTCGATCGACGTCCGGACCGACGACCTCGGGCGGAGCGGCCACGTCAACAACTCGAAGTTCGTCGCCTACACCGATCTCGCCCGCGACCGGTACCTCGCGGCCCGCGGCTACGATCCCGATGATCTCGAGCACCTGGTCGTCCACCTCGAGATCGACTACGAGCGGGGACTGGGGACGCTCGCGCCGGTCGCCGTCGGCGTCGACGTCGCCGATATCGGCGAGACGAGTTTTACCCTCGAGTACGAACTCCGGGACCGCGAGAACGCGGTGGTCGCCACCGTCACGACCGTCGCCGTGGTCGTGGACGACGACGGGCCGACGCCGCTCCCGGCCCCGCTTCGGGAGGGATTGGTGGCGGACCGCGAGTCGGCCGCGGAGTGA
- a CDS encoding Gfo/Idh/MocA family protein → MTLEVGVLGYRFMGKAHANAMARLPMFFPDAPDVERAVLIGRDEEALTDAAERLGFDAIATDWTDVVADADVFYNLGPNHVHAEPSIAALEAGTPVFCEKPLAPTLEDARKMADAAREADVPAGCAFNYRFVPAIRYAKGLLEAGELGEIRHVRGRYLQDWLVDPAEPWSWRLDEELAGSGVLGDLGAHTVDLLRFLVGDDDLAGDIERVSGHLQTFVDERPVDEDDGETRPVTVDDAYSAQLAFANGAMGTLEASRFATGHKNDHTIEIHGSEGSLRFSLERLNELEVLRRDENRGYETILVTDADDPYVDHWWPPGHVLGWEHTFVHENYEFLSAIDSGSEFEPSFEDGLEAQRILAAIEDGDERGEWVTLD, encoded by the coding sequence ATGACCCTCGAGGTCGGCGTTCTCGGCTATCGATTCATGGGCAAAGCACACGCAAACGCGATGGCGCGGCTGCCGATGTTCTTTCCGGACGCGCCCGACGTCGAACGCGCCGTCTTGATCGGTCGCGACGAGGAGGCGTTGACCGACGCCGCCGAGCGACTCGGCTTCGACGCCATCGCCACCGACTGGACCGACGTCGTCGCCGACGCCGACGTCTTCTACAACCTCGGGCCGAATCACGTCCACGCCGAGCCCTCGATCGCCGCGCTCGAGGCCGGGACGCCCGTCTTCTGCGAGAAACCGCTGGCGCCCACGCTCGAGGACGCCCGGAAGATGGCCGACGCGGCCCGCGAGGCCGACGTCCCCGCCGGCTGCGCCTTCAACTACCGGTTCGTGCCCGCGATCCGGTACGCGAAGGGGCTGCTCGAGGCGGGCGAACTCGGCGAGATCCGCCACGTCCGGGGGCGGTACCTGCAGGACTGGCTGGTCGACCCCGCGGAACCGTGGTCGTGGCGCCTCGACGAGGAGCTGGCCGGGTCGGGCGTGCTGGGTGACCTCGGCGCGCACACGGTGGACCTGCTCCGGTTCCTCGTGGGTGACGACGACCTCGCTGGCGACATCGAACGCGTCAGCGGGCACCTGCAGACGTTCGTCGACGAGCGACCAGTCGACGAGGACGACGGCGAAACGAGACCCGTGACGGTCGACGACGCCTACTCCGCGCAACTCGCGTTCGCGAACGGCGCGATGGGGACGCTCGAGGCCTCCCGGTTCGCGACGGGCCACAAGAACGACCACACGATCGAGATCCACGGCTCCGAGGGCAGCCTGCGGTTCTCCCTCGAGCGCCTGAACGAACTCGAGGTGCTCCGCCGGGACGAGAACCGCGGCTACGAGACGATTCTGGTGACCGACGCGGACGACCCCTACGTCGACCACTGGTGGCCGCCGGGCCACGTGCTGGGCTGGGAGCACACCTTCGTCCACGAGAACTACGAGTTCCTGAGCGCAATCGATTCGGGAAGCGAGTTCGAACCGAGTTTCGAGGACGGTCTCGAGGCCCAGCGCATCCTCGCGGCGATCGAGGACGGCGACGAGCGCGGCGAGTGGGTGACGTTGGACTAG